From Streptomyces zhihengii, the proteins below share one genomic window:
- a CDS encoding FG-GAP repeat domain-containing protein produces MIHARPARRRAATAVVTVLAVTAGASAVSAAAFAVPASGSATGVEAAHTAAVAAYPARSTVFGVTASGFLTSTEVPSMDEAGTTHIRQWVRADGGPATDLNYAAKIASTGSGDIAAFAASSRAWLRDLATGKDLRSVTVGGATAYAGAAGTALFTTTLNAEGDRILHMHSTTSGSARMTTGLPADAADATDVVVRPGTAEHALLTYSTGAGESAKRHIALLDLAANTVTGTYELPAAARGDIAVSATHLAWAQYDAADDVTVVALDRATGVSRSFAVGNAWRRDVQVGLTDGWVTYGTRSGLTDIEPDALHALTARSLTDGTTTRRLLDHTLTSAVAPDGAQIVRGGTVAGGEGLYRISPGTDGAVPTAELIASSGESTGMALVGDKVPATVDLDAAGGRVPLEWTLSRYNASVTVTLRHVRTGRTSVAGFMQPENAVVRYDWRGDLNNDIGGPAESAYNGDYTWTVTATPLNGIGPRMTRSGTFTVTRKAAGHDYNDNGAPDLLLRDSAGTLVRADSYYNPWINQNGQLSAGEQKTVGSGWNMHNRIEAAGNLAGDANGDLVARDTAGVLWLYQGRGDGTFAARVKVGGGWQTYRHLAGGSDLTGDGRPDLVATDTAGALWLYRATGNAGAPFAARKKIGLSGWQQFNSIEATGNIAGTAAGDLVARDTAGVLWLYQGRGDGTFATRVRIGSGWNTYSHLVGIGDADRDGRPDLFAYGPNGTYLYKGTGSATKPFGTKEATALPDMVLNHTAVV; encoded by the coding sequence TTGATCCACGCACGTCCCGCCCGCCGGCGGGCGGCCACCGCCGTCGTCACCGTGCTGGCCGTCACCGCCGGCGCCAGTGCCGTGTCGGCCGCCGCGTTCGCCGTACCGGCGAGCGGCAGCGCGACCGGTGTGGAGGCGGCGCACACCGCGGCCGTCGCCGCGTATCCGGCCAGGAGCACCGTCTTCGGCGTCACCGCCTCGGGCTTTCTGACCTCGACCGAGGTCCCGTCCATGGACGAAGCCGGCACCACGCACATCCGGCAGTGGGTGCGTGCGGACGGAGGCCCGGCCACGGATCTCAACTACGCCGCCAAGATCGCGAGCACCGGCTCGGGTGACATCGCGGCCTTCGCGGCGAGTTCCCGCGCATGGCTCAGGGACCTGGCCACCGGCAAGGACCTGCGCTCGGTCACCGTCGGCGGGGCCACCGCCTACGCGGGTGCCGCGGGCACGGCACTGTTCACCACCACGCTGAACGCGGAGGGGGACAGGATCCTCCACATGCACAGCACGACCAGCGGCTCGGCGAGGATGACCACGGGCCTCCCTGCCGACGCCGCCGACGCGACCGACGTCGTCGTCAGGCCCGGCACCGCCGAGCACGCACTGCTCACCTACTCCACCGGGGCGGGCGAATCGGCGAAGAGGCACATCGCGCTGCTGGACCTCGCCGCCAACACGGTGACCGGGACCTACGAGCTGCCGGCAGCCGCCCGAGGGGACATCGCCGTCTCGGCGACCCATCTCGCCTGGGCCCAGTACGACGCCGCCGACGACGTGACGGTCGTGGCCCTCGACCGCGCCACCGGGGTGTCCCGGTCGTTCGCGGTCGGCAACGCGTGGCGCCGCGACGTCCAGGTCGGACTGACCGACGGCTGGGTGACCTACGGAACGCGCAGCGGGCTCACCGACATCGAGCCGGACGCCCTGCACGCGCTGACCGCGCGCAGTCTCACGGACGGCACCACCACCCGCAGGCTCCTGGACCACACGCTGACGTCCGCCGTCGCCCCCGACGGCGCCCAGATCGTGCGCGGCGGCACGGTCGCGGGCGGGGAGGGCCTCTACCGGATCTCCCCCGGGACGGACGGCGCCGTCCCGACGGCCGAACTCATCGCGAGCAGCGGCGAGTCGACCGGGATGGCACTGGTGGGCGACAAGGTGCCGGCCACCGTCGACCTCGACGCCGCAGGTGGCAGGGTGCCGCTGGAGTGGACGCTGTCCCGCTACAACGCGAGCGTCACCGTCACCCTCCGGCACGTCCGCACCGGCAGGACCTCGGTCGCCGGCTTCATGCAGCCGGAGAACGCGGTCGTGCGCTACGACTGGCGGGGCGACCTCAACAACGACATCGGCGGTCCGGCCGAGAGCGCCTACAACGGCGACTACACCTGGACCGTCACCGCCACCCCGCTCAACGGCATCGGACCGCGGATGACGCGGTCCGGCACCTTCACCGTCACCCGCAAGGCCGCCGGGCACGACTACAACGACAACGGCGCCCCGGACCTGCTGCTGCGCGACAGCGCCGGCACCCTGGTGCGCGCCGACAGCTACTACAACCCGTGGATCAACCAGAACGGCCAGCTGTCCGCGGGCGAGCAGAAGACCGTCGGCAGCGGCTGGAACATGCACAACCGGATCGAGGCGGCCGGGAACCTGGCCGGCGACGCCAACGGGGACCTCGTCGCCCGCGACACGGCCGGTGTGCTGTGGCTCTACCAGGGCAGGGGCGACGGCACCTTCGCCGCCCGCGTCAAGGTCGGCGGCGGCTGGCAGACCTACCGCCACCTGGCCGGCGGCAGCGACCTCACCGGCGACGGCAGGCCCGACCTGGTGGCCACCGACACCGCCGGAGCGCTGTGGCTCTACCGGGCCACCGGCAACGCCGGCGCCCCGTTCGCCGCCCGCAAGAAGATCGGCCTCAGCGGCTGGCAGCAGTTCAACAGCATCGAAGCCACCGGCAACATCGCCGGAACCGCCGCAGGAGACCTCGTCGCCCGCGACACGGCCGGTGTGCTGTGGCTCTACCAGGGCAGGGGCGACGGCACCTTCGCCACCCGCGTCAGGATCGGCAGCGGCTGGAACACCTACAGCCACCTCGTCGGCATCGGCGACGCCGACCGCGACGGCCGCCCCGACCTGTTCGCCTACGGCCCCAACGGCACCTACCTCTACAAGGGCACCGGAAGCGCCACGAAGCCGTTCGGCACCAAGGAGGCGACCGCCCTGCCCGACATGGTCCTCAACCACACGGCCGTCGTCTGA
- a CDS encoding serine/threonine protein kinase — protein sequence MEDLRAEDPRRIGAYQLVKRLGGGGMGQVFLGRSRGGRLLAVKLVRAELADAPGFRGRFRREVDAARQVGGFYTAHVLDADPDGDPPWLATAYIPGLSLEEAVVRHGALPEPSLGLLAAGLAEGLAAVHACGVVHRDLKPGNVILAADGPRLIDFGIARAAEDTRLTVSGVVIGTPGFMAPEYIVGDLAEPASDVFALGAVLAYAATGRPPFGSGAAHAVNYRAVHEPARLSGVPSTCIALIEDCLAKEAAKRPSAEQIVDRVPTWGTSGATWLPPRLTTMIDEARATDFPETATDRARATATATDTATGFPATASPGGGLSFFTSDVEIPTPEGWADAGRADGEQEAEEARARELRRRRITHCRRLISGATTVSGSIDATQLRSRALALVAAAATPVEAERGRHLAGKAVRLAGEAPQGLDRVTALSHVAQALAGADDEWARTAAEQGVALAEGIRGLFSKGARRDALAVAAVGLAAVAPERAEKIATLVGGPRTLAEVAEAMAATAPARAERIARAIGEPTAAGRALADVAEAMAGTDPRRAERITRELDPDQADRVLLAVVHAQTAKDPERAARIAHRLEGSIGTSEVERLTRRAALALARTDPERAVRMAPPGYDEREIARRAVEQAASTDLARAEHLLRTFPEPARSSARNQLLGEMATADADRAERIARGISDDVERAEALATVFSGLFHSDFPRAQRVARAIPADQPETRAYVLTCMASSLAPYDTTSADGLFSEAMAIVDGLRGDDDYDYIAMHHARTLVHRDPGRAADLARTIGDPKMRAVLLADMAAEIAPDQPERAMALFEQAAHIARDISQAALPAYTMVHIITTAAPHARQWATALAVDAVRTDREGAQQIAEALVEFAPEAAARVAADIVRTERGHHDGDTYNIHGQDGLVLLAETDAREAARLAVSHDPADGPDAALYELVEALVLRVGWEVERLCES from the coding sequence GTGGAGGACCTGCGGGCGGAGGACCCCCGGCGGATCGGTGCGTACCAGTTGGTGAAGCGGCTGGGCGGCGGCGGAATGGGGCAGGTGTTCCTCGGCCGCTCCCGTGGTGGCCGCCTGCTGGCGGTGAAGCTGGTCCGGGCCGAACTGGCCGATGCGCCGGGCTTCCGGGGGCGATTCAGGCGCGAGGTGGACGCGGCCCGGCAGGTGGGCGGCTTCTACACGGCGCACGTTCTGGACGCGGACCCTGACGGGGATCCGCCCTGGCTGGCCACGGCCTACATCCCGGGGCTCTCCCTCGAGGAGGCCGTTGTCCGCCACGGCGCACTCCCGGAGCCTTCGCTGGGGCTGCTGGCCGCGGGCCTGGCCGAGGGACTCGCGGCTGTGCACGCCTGCGGGGTGGTGCACCGTGACCTGAAGCCGGGAAACGTGATCCTTGCCGCCGACGGTCCCCGGCTGATCGACTTCGGCATCGCCCGGGCGGCGGAGGACACCCGACTGACGGTTTCCGGTGTGGTGATCGGCACGCCCGGATTCATGGCGCCGGAGTACATCGTGGGTGACCTGGCGGAGCCGGCATCGGACGTGTTCGCCCTGGGCGCGGTGCTGGCCTACGCCGCGACAGGCCGTCCGCCCTTCGGCAGTGGCGCGGCGCACGCCGTCAACTACCGGGCGGTGCACGAGCCGGCGCGACTGTCAGGGGTCCCCAGCACCTGCATCGCGCTGATCGAGGACTGCCTCGCCAAGGAGGCCGCGAAGCGGCCGTCGGCCGAGCAGATCGTCGACCGGGTGCCCACCTGGGGAACGTCCGGTGCGACCTGGCTGCCGCCGCGCCTCACGACGATGATCGACGAAGCCCGTGCGACGGACTTCCCGGAGACAGCCACGGACAGGGCCAGGGCCACGGCCACGGCCACGGACACTGCCACGGGCTTCCCGGCCACGGCCTCGCCGGGCGGGGGCCTCTCGTTCTTCACATCGGACGTGGAGATCCCGACCCCGGAGGGGTGGGCGGACGCGGGGCGCGCTGACGGGGAACAGGAAGCGGAAGAGGCGAGAGCGCGGGAGCTGCGCCGGAGGCGGATCACGCACTGCCGTCGTCTGATCTCCGGTGCGACGACGGTGAGCGGCAGCATCGACGCCACGCAACTGCGCTCCCGTGCTCTCGCGTTGGTCGCCGCGGCAGCCACGCCCGTGGAGGCGGAGCGCGGGAGGCACCTGGCCGGGAAGGCCGTGCGACTCGCGGGCGAGGCGCCGCAGGGCCTCGACCGGGTGACCGCCCTGTCACATGTGGCGCAGGCGCTGGCGGGAGCCGATGACGAGTGGGCCCGCACCGCCGCCGAGCAGGGCGTCGCCCTGGCGGAGGGCATCCGGGGCCTCTTCAGCAAAGGCGCCCGGCGGGACGCCCTCGCGGTGGCGGCCGTGGGCCTGGCGGCAGTGGCTCCCGAGCGTGCGGAGAAGATCGCCACCCTGGTGGGCGGGCCCCGGACGCTGGCCGAGGTCGCCGAAGCCATGGCGGCGACGGCCCCCGCACGCGCCGAACGCATCGCACGTGCCATCGGCGAGCCGACGGCTGCCGGCCGTGCGCTGGCCGATGTTGCCGAGGCGATGGCCGGCACCGACCCCCGGCGTGCCGAACGGATCACCCGTGAACTCGACCCGGACCAGGCCGACCGCGTGCTCCTGGCCGTCGTCCACGCCCAGACCGCCAAGGATCCCGAACGCGCCGCCCGCATCGCACACCGACTCGAAGGCAGCATCGGCACGTCCGAAGTGGAAAGGCTGACGCGCCGCGCCGCGCTGGCGCTGGCGCGCACCGACCCCGAGCGGGCCGTGCGCATGGCTCCGCCCGGCTACGACGAACGGGAGATCGCCCGGAGAGCGGTCGAGCAAGCCGCGTCAACCGATCTCGCACGGGCTGAACATCTTCTGCGGACATTCCCGGAACCCGCGCGCAGCTCCGCCCGGAACCAGTTGCTCGGAGAAATGGCCACAGCGGATGCTGACCGTGCCGAACGAATCGCCCGCGGCATCAGCGACGACGTGGAACGCGCGGAGGCGTTGGCGACCGTCTTCTCCGGCCTCTTCCACAGCGACTTCCCTCGGGCGCAGCGTGTGGCTCGCGCCATCCCCGCCGACCAGCCGGAGACCCGCGCCTACGTCCTGACGTGCATGGCGTCGAGCCTGGCCCCGTACGACACCACCAGTGCGGACGGATTGTTCAGCGAAGCCATGGCAATCGTCGACGGACTGCGCGGTGACGACGACTACGACTACATAGCCATGCACCACGCCCGCACCCTGGTCCACCGCGATCCCGGCAGAGCCGCAGATCTGGCTCGCACGATCGGAGACCCGAAGATGCGTGCGGTCCTGCTCGCTGACATGGCTGCGGAGATCGCACCTGACCAGCCCGAGCGAGCCATGGCACTGTTCGAACAGGCCGCGCACATCGCCCGGGACATCAGCCAGGCGGCACTGCCCGCCTACACGATGGTGCACATCATCACGACTGCCGCCCCGCACGCCCGGCAGTGGGCGACGGCCCTCGCGGTCGACGCCGTCCGGACAGACCGTGAGGGCGCCCAGCAGATCGCGGAGGCGCTGGTGGAATTTGCCCCCGAGGCAGCGGCCCGCGTCGCCGCCGACATCGTTCGCACCGAGCGCGGACACCATGACGGGGACACGTACAACATCCACGGCCAGGACGGACTGGTCCTGCTGGCCGAGACCGACGCGCGTGAGGCGGCGCGGCTCGCTGTGAGCCACGATCCGGCGGACGGCCCTGACGCGGCGCTGTACGAACTCGTCGAGGCGCTGGTCTTGCGGGTCGGGTGGGAGGTGGAGAGGCTTTGCGAGAGCTGA
- a CDS encoding alpha/beta fold hydrolase, translating into MNQVISADGTAIAYEQQGSGPAVVLVGGAFMARGDSAALAGLLAEHLTVITYDRRGRGDSGDSPDYDVQREVEDLDALIERAGGEAMVFGMSSGAVLSLEAAARGSAVSRLALYEPPFITDSSRPPLPDDYVAHLTDLVKQGAYGDAAAYFMTAAVGMPAEAVAGMRQAPFWTGMEATARTLPYDGRIMGDTMSGRPLPAGRWQAVNVPVLVGTGDAGAPHMLTGARELAALADNFTLHVFPGQEHTIAPELLAPVLTGFFTTGQPA; encoded by the coding sequence ATGAACCAGGTGATCTCTGCCGACGGTACGGCCATCGCCTACGAGCAGCAGGGCTCGGGCCCCGCAGTGGTGCTCGTCGGCGGCGCCTTCATGGCACGCGGCGATTCCGCCGCGCTCGCCGGCCTGCTGGCCGAGCACCTCACCGTGATCACCTACGACCGCAGGGGCCGCGGAGACAGCGGCGACAGCCCCGACTACGACGTACAGCGCGAAGTCGAGGACCTGGACGCCCTGATCGAGCGCGCGGGCGGCGAGGCGATGGTCTTCGGCATGTCCTCCGGCGCCGTCCTGTCCCTGGAAGCCGCGGCTCGAGGCAGCGCCGTCTCCCGACTGGCCCTCTACGAGCCGCCCTTCATCACCGACTCCAGCCGCCCCCCGCTGCCCGACGACTACGTCGCTCACCTGACGGACCTCGTGAAGCAGGGGGCGTACGGCGATGCCGCGGCCTACTTCATGACCGCGGCGGTGGGCATGCCCGCCGAGGCCGTGGCCGGGATGCGGCAGGCCCCCTTCTGGACCGGCATGGAAGCAACCGCCCGCACCCTGCCCTACGACGGCCGGATCATGGGCGACACCATGTCCGGCCGGCCGCTGCCCGCCGGCCGCTGGCAGGCCGTGAACGTACCCGTCCTCGTCGGCACCGGGGACGCGGGCGCGCCGCACATGCTCACCGGCGCGCGGGAACTCGCCGCACTCGCCGACAACTTCACCCTGCACGTCTTCCCCGGCCAGGAGCACACCATCGCACCCGAGCTCCTCGCCCCCGTCCTGACCGGCTTCTTCACCACCGGACAGCCGGCATGA
- the rpsR gene encoding 30S ribosomal protein S18, which yields MARRPDPRKPVQSRPNPLDAAGITYIDYKDTDLLRKFISDRGKIRSRRVTRVTARQQRALAAAIKNAREMSLLPYAGR from the coding sequence ATGGCCCGACGTCCCGACCCCCGCAAGCCCGTCCAGTCCCGTCCCAACCCGCTCGACGCGGCCGGCATCACGTACATCGACTACAAGGACACCGACCTGCTGCGGAAGTTCATCTCCGACCGCGGCAAGATCCGCAGCCGACGCGTCACCCGTGTGACGGCCCGGCAGCAGCGCGCCCTCGCCGCCGCGATCAAGAACGCCCGCGAGATGTCACTCCTCCCGTACGCAGGCCGCTGA
- a CDS encoding CobW family GTP-binding protein produces the protein MAREHQLPVVVVAGLHSDARTEVVDRLLGSVPGSVALHHDLGGAPEGSVLRVIRDAQGTVSREEAPLVNDCACCALREDLVPELERLADGGLTRLAVVELWDSVEPKGMAEVITAHGGDRLALTNVITAVDPALVLPYLGNGDDLAEAGLAAAATDRRTVGDTWARQLEYAPVLAVVDSDEADDEDHALLAQLHPTARRVPAHSVELARAAFAGFDAEAAAAAQHPACALLPQEADEAGVATLVWHRRRPFHPERLYRALEDLCCAAARSRGRFWLADRPDTLLAWDAAGGALCVESAGPWLASLPDAAWEMVPPVRRAAAALDWHPDHGDCCQHLVFTSPGLDRDGLERLLDSCLLTDAEYASGRESWKHLPAAFDALLDAA, from the coding sequence ATGGCCCGCGAGCACCAGCTCCCGGTCGTCGTCGTCGCCGGCCTGCACTCCGACGCCCGGACCGAGGTCGTCGACCGCCTCCTTGGATCCGTCCCCGGAAGCGTGGCCCTGCACCACGATCTGGGCGGGGCACCCGAGGGCAGCGTCCTGCGGGTGATCCGCGACGCGCAGGGGACCGTTTCCCGGGAGGAGGCGCCCCTGGTGAACGACTGCGCGTGCTGTGCTCTGCGCGAGGACCTCGTGCCCGAACTGGAACGGCTCGCGGACGGCGGCCTGACCCGCCTCGCCGTGGTCGAACTCTGGGACTCGGTCGAACCGAAGGGCATGGCCGAGGTGATCACCGCCCACGGTGGGGACCGGCTCGCCCTGACGAACGTGATCACCGCGGTGGACCCTGCCCTCGTCCTGCCCTACCTCGGCAACGGCGACGACCTGGCCGAAGCCGGCCTTGCCGCGGCCGCCACCGACCGGCGGACCGTCGGTGACACCTGGGCCCGCCAGCTGGAGTACGCCCCCGTCCTCGCCGTCGTCGACAGTGACGAGGCCGACGACGAGGACCACGCCCTCCTCGCCCAGTTGCACCCCACCGCGCGGCGCGTGCCGGCGCATTCCGTCGAGCTCGCCCGGGCGGCGTTCGCCGGGTTCGACGCCGAGGCCGCGGCAGCCGCGCAGCACCCCGCGTGTGCGCTGCTGCCCCAGGAGGCCGACGAGGCCGGCGTCGCCACCCTCGTCTGGCACCGCAGGCGCCCGTTCCACCCCGAACGCCTCTACCGGGCGCTCGAGGACCTGTGCTGCGCCGCGGCCCGCAGCCGTGGCAGGTTCTGGCTCGCCGACCGGCCCGACACCCTGCTCGCCTGGGACGCCGCCGGCGGTGCACTGTGCGTGGAGAGTGCCGGCCCCTGGCTGGCTTCGCTGCCGGACGCGGCCTGGGAGATGGTGCCGCCCGTGCGCCGGGCTGCGGCGGCGCTCGACTGGCACCCCGACCACGGTGACTGCTGCCAGCACCTCGTGTTCACCTCGCCCGGGCTCGACCGCGACGGACTGGAACGCCTCCTCGACTCCTGCCTCCTGACGGACGCGGAGTACGCGTCGGGGCGCGAGTCGTGGAAGCACCTGCCCGCCGCCTTCGACGCCCTCCTCGACGCGGCCTGA
- a CDS encoding type B 50S ribosomal protein L31 has translation MKPGIHPAYEPVVFRDSASGTAFLTRSTMTSDRTVDWEDGNTYPVVDVETSSASHPFYTGSARVLDTAGRVEKFQRRYGAG, from the coding sequence ATGAAGCCCGGTATCCACCCCGCCTACGAGCCCGTCGTCTTCCGCGACTCCGCCTCCGGCACCGCGTTCCTCACCCGCTCCACCATGACCAGCGACAGGACGGTCGACTGGGAGGACGGCAACACCTACCCGGTCGTCGACGTCGAGACCTCGTCCGCCAGCCACCCCTTCTACACGGGCTCCGCCCGCGTCCTCGACACCGCCGGCCGCGTCGAGAAGTTCCAGCGCCGCTACGGAGCCGGCTGA
- the rpmG gene encoding 50S ribosomal protein L33, which translates to MARNEIRPVVKLRSTAGTGFTYVTRKNRRNDPDRMVLRKYDPVARRHVDFREER; encoded by the coding sequence ATGGCACGCAACGAGATCCGCCCGGTCGTCAAGCTCCGCTCGACGGCGGGAACCGGGTTCACCTACGTCACCCGCAAGAACCGGCGCAACGACCCCGACCGGATGGTGCTCCGCAAGTACGACCCGGTGGCGCGCCGCCATGTCGACTTCCGCGAAGAGCGCTGA
- the rpmB gene encoding 50S ribosomal protein L28: MSAHCQLTGAQPGFGNTISHSHRRTSRRFDPNIQRKRYWLPSEGRHVRLTLSARAIKTVDTIGIEAAVARIRARGGKV, from the coding sequence ATGTCGGCCCACTGCCAACTGACCGGCGCCCAGCCGGGATTCGGCAACACCATCTCCCACTCCCACCGGCGCACATCACGCCGCTTCGACCCCAACATCCAGCGCAAGCGCTACTGGCTGCCCAGCGAGGGCCGGCACGTCCGCCTCACCCTGAGCGCCAGGGCGATCAAGACGGTGGACACGATCGGAATCGAGGCCGCCGTGGCCCGGATCCGCGCACGGGGAGGCAAGGTCTGA
- the rpsN gene encoding 30S ribosomal protein S14: protein MAKKSKIAQNARRKETVERYATRRAALKETIRRPSSTAAEREAAQAELRRQPRDASATRVRNRDGVDGRPRGYLRKFGLSRVRTRQQAHAGFLPGVTKSSW, encoded by the coding sequence ATGGCGAAGAAGAGCAAGATCGCGCAGAACGCGAGGCGCAAGGAGACCGTCGAGCGGTACGCCACCCGGCGGGCCGCACTGAAGGAGACCATCCGCCGGCCGTCCTCCACCGCGGCCGAACGCGAGGCCGCCCAGGCCGAACTGCGGCGGCAGCCGCGCGACGCCAGCGCCACCCGCGTACGCAACCGCGACGGCGTCGACGGGCGCCCCCGCGGCTACCTGCGCAAGTTCGGGCTCTCGCGGGTGCGCACCCGACAGCAGGCCCACGCCGGATTCCTGCCCGGAGTGACCAAGTCCTCCTGGTAG
- the rpmF gene encoding 50S ribosomal protein L32 — protein sequence MAVPKRKMSRSNTRHRRAQWKASTPQLVPVTVDGVVHQVPQRLVKAYERGLVHPEG from the coding sequence ATGGCCGTTCCCAAGCGGAAGATGTCCCGCAGCAACACCCGCCACCGCCGCGCCCAGTGGAAGGCGAGCACGCCCCAGTTGGTCCCGGTCACCGTCGACGGCGTCGTGCACCAGGTCCCGCAGCGCCTGGTGAAAGCGTACGAGCGCGGCCTCGTCCACCCGGAGGGCTGA
- a CDS encoding GTP-binding protein produces the protein MTAVDRLPVTVLSGFLGAGKTTLLNHVLGNREGLRVAVVVNDMSEVNIDAALVRGGTAALSRTEERLVEMTNGCICCTLRDDLLEEVDRLAREGRFDYLLIESSGISEPMPVAATFSFPRDDGATLGDLARLDTMVTVVDAANFLAELGGGDELVARGLDQYEDDERTVSDLLMDQVEFADVIVLNKLDLAGPDEARRLRATLSRLNAEARIVPAVRGRVPVEHILGTGLFDVERAQQAPGWVKELNGEHVPETEEYGISSLVFRSGAPFHPGRLWTFVTQGLDSRTYGRVLRSKGFFRLAGRPGVTGLWSQAGAVARFEPSGARGPETAQGQELVFIGSGLRADALRAALDACLMVPGETVPADDDFPAWETYGIGDVCEHGQVA, from the coding sequence ATGACAGCTGTCGACCGGCTGCCCGTGACCGTCCTCTCCGGGTTCCTGGGGGCAGGGAAGACCACGCTCCTCAACCATGTACTCGGCAACCGCGAAGGGCTGCGGGTCGCGGTCGTCGTCAACGACATGAGCGAGGTCAACATCGATGCCGCGCTCGTCCGCGGCGGCACGGCAGCGCTGTCCCGGACGGAGGAGCGGCTGGTCGAGATGACCAACGGATGCATCTGCTGCACCCTGCGCGACGACCTCCTGGAGGAGGTCGACCGGCTCGCCCGCGAGGGCCGCTTCGACTACCTGCTCATCGAGTCCAGCGGCATCTCCGAACCCATGCCGGTGGCCGCGACGTTCTCCTTCCCGCGGGACGACGGCGCCACCCTCGGCGACCTCGCGCGCCTGGACACGATGGTGACCGTCGTGGACGCCGCGAACTTCCTGGCGGAACTCGGCGGCGGCGACGAACTCGTCGCGCGCGGTCTCGATCAGTACGAGGACGACGAGCGCACCGTCAGCGACCTGCTCATGGACCAGGTCGAGTTCGCCGACGTCATCGTGCTCAACAAACTCGACCTGGCCGGGCCCGACGAAGCGCGCCGGCTCCGCGCCACGCTCTCCCGGCTCAACGCCGAAGCGCGGATCGTCCCCGCCGTACGCGGACGGGTGCCCGTCGAACACATCCTGGGCACCGGTCTGTTCGACGTGGAAAGGGCACAGCAGGCCCCCGGCTGGGTGAAGGAACTCAACGGGGAGCACGTGCCGGAGACCGAGGAGTACGGCATCTCCTCCCTCGTGTTCCGCTCCGGCGCGCCCTTCCACCCCGGGCGGCTGTGGACCTTCGTCACCCAGGGCCTCGACAGCCGGACCTACGGTCGCGTACTGCGTTCCAAGGGCTTCTTCCGGCTCGCCGGCCGCCCCGGGGTGACCGGGCTGTGGTCCCAGGCCGGCGCTGTCGCCCGGTTCGAACCGTCCGGCGCCCGCGGTCCGGAGACGGCACAGGGCCAGGAACTGGTCTTCATCGGCAGCGGCCTGCGCGCCGACGCCCTCCGTGCGGCCCTCGACGCCTGCCTGATGGTGCCGGGCGAGACCGTTCCCGCCGACGACGACTTTCCCGCCTGGGAGACGTACGGCATCGGGGACGTCTGCGAGCACGGCCAGGTGGCCTGA
- a CDS encoding GNAT family N-acetyltransferase — protein MTTWTTRPETPGDIPAIRDITLAAFPTPQEADIVDALRADPEAWTDGFSMVAAGPDNAPVAFALLTRCHVDGEPALALAPCAVLPSVQRAGAGSAAIRAVLDAARTRGENLVLVLGHPDYYPRFGFTPASGFGVRAPFDVPDEAMMAMALDDTRPVPTGTIQYPAAFGV, from the coding sequence ATGACCACCTGGACCACCCGCCCCGAGACCCCCGGCGACATCCCCGCTATCCGCGACATCACCCTCGCGGCCTTCCCGACCCCTCAGGAAGCGGACATCGTCGACGCCCTGCGCGCCGACCCGGAGGCATGGACCGACGGCTTCTCCATGGTCGCGGCGGGCCCCGACAACGCCCCGGTGGCGTTCGCGCTGCTCACCCGCTGCCACGTCGACGGCGAACCGGCCCTGGCCCTGGCTCCGTGCGCGGTTCTGCCCTCGGTTCAGCGGGCCGGTGCAGGCTCTGCGGCCATCCGTGCCGTACTCGACGCCGCCCGAACCCGGGGAGAGAACCTCGTCCTGGTCCTGGGCCACCCCGACTACTACCCCCGGTTCGGCTTCACGCCCGCCTCCGGCTTCGGCGTCCGGGCCCCCTTCGACGTCCCGGACGAGGCCATGATGGCGATGGCCCTGGACGACACCCGCCCCGTCCCGACCGGCACCATCCAGTACCCCGCCGCCTTCGGCGTCTGA
- a CDS encoding toxin Doc → MILYVDVPWLLDVQEQAVPEDVSVADYSALVAAVARHRTRIPRPATADPDPAWRAGALLHTLVRLQPLPYRNSLYACQVAAAYMNASGDGIDPPYGAMVDLVRDIQAGKTSVYQAAERIRTWRI, encoded by the coding sequence ATGATCCTCTACGTCGACGTCCCCTGGCTCCTGGACGTCCAGGAACAGGCCGTCCCCGAAGACGTCTCCGTCGCCGACTACTCCGCCCTGGTCGCCGCCGTCGCCCGCCACAGGACCCGCATCCCCCGCCCCGCGACCGCCGACCCCGACCCGGCCTGGCGCGCCGGCGCCCTCCTGCACACCCTGGTCCGCCTGCAGCCGCTGCCCTACCGCAACAGCCTCTACGCCTGCCAGGTCGCGGCCGCCTACATGAACGCCTCGGGCGACGGCATCGACCCCCCGTACGGCGCCATGGTCGACCTCGTCCGCGACATCCAGGCCGGCAAGACGAGCGTCTACCAAGCAGCCGAGCGCATTCGCACCTGGCGGATCTGA